One Antedon mediterranea chromosome 1, ecAntMedi1.1, whole genome shotgun sequence genomic window, tttccTTCCGTCTTTCTGTAGGCCGCGATTGAAAACTACTGACGTCAGCTTATCAGTACAATCTTATTTTCCATTGTATTGTATTCCATGTTTCTATCTTATAACTAGTTTCTTTAAATAGATCTTTCTGATCTGTTTCCTCTATCGTTTTATCTTTCCCTTTTTGCTTATTAGTGCTTATCATTTTCTATATTTATCTTAAtctgagggttttttttttcctttttctgtactgtacattctattattttaataaaccaaTAAAGTACTGTAGCAAATTCTTTGTTGACGACGATAActgtatttgtttaaaaaaaaatcttctaaactttgttaaatttaataaagtTACTGCAACACCTTTATGAATATAACTAATATGCATTCATTTCTTAGTTTCGTAAATAGAGCCCATACATCTATGGACAGATTTGTATTTTCTTACCGACGCCATTTTGTTTTCCACATGTAAAGCCGCTAAATCCATCAGGACAAGTGCAAGAAAATGATCCATCTTCTGATACTTCAATAATCCCACCATTTTGGCACTGATACGATTCTTTTCCTGTAACAATGAATAGAATATTAAAGTTAGTACGTAATTGCTAATATTTGGTCACGAGGTAGATATGAAGAGAAGACCAAGAACAATTCATACAAATTGATAACTCTCTCATGAATCCTCATCTCCTGATTATGCCAAAATCAACCTAAATAcctaaataataatgtatacgaATGCCTTGTATCCTTATGAGTGACGTCTTAGCACCACAAATGCCATCTTGTAATCTGAGTAACGTGTCTATAGTAAAGTTTCTATAGTAAAGTTTCTATAGCTTCGTTTCAATGGCTTTCCAGAATTACTCCAAATGTATGTGCAAATGAGCGTTACTACTTTgcagaaatttattttttatttattatttctgaaCCCTTTTTtgattgtttattttaagatGTGTAAAACTACTAACTGTTTACTGTTATATTTATTGAACACGTGTTCGAACGTCCAACCATATCCGTAGCCGTGTACTCAACATTGAATGTTTTTTCTAAAACTCCAATTGGTATTTCAATTTCTTCACCAGGAGAATGAGAGTTAGTGGTACTGGAGAAACAAGAGGAATCATCTGTCCACACTGGAGGTTGCCAAAACACAGTTAGTCTTCTTTCATTTGATGTAGTGGAAATATGGATTTCGTGTGGACAGGTTGACCCGTAAGACGGTGGTTCACGGTCTTCAAAATGacctaaaattagtaaaaagtaAGGTAAGGATCTTGTTGTTGAACTGTTAATAAAAATAGTCATcagatatattatttatattgtattgataACTTAAAAATGAAgtaattattttgtcaaataTAGTTATTACAGTGTAAAATATAAAGGTTGATGGTTGGAATAATATAAATCTGATAATTCTATACTGAGTAGTAAGTTAGCTAAGAACTGCGCTTACTTATTTCACACACATAAGCGACGCTTCGATTGCAAGATATATCATTCCATTTACTGGATCCTTTAAAACCAAGTTCTACACAGTCTTCATCATATCCAGCATTATTTGGTTCACCAAAACCGAAATCTGTTAAAAAATATCATGGATCATTTTAAATCATGGCTCCATGATTTAACCAAATATtgtatcaaattaaaagtaCAAACAAGGTAAAATGTTTTGACCATAGGGGTTTCTTAAGTGATAAAAAATAGGGCAAACAAAACAAGTGTATAGCAATTTACCTATGGAGACAAAAGATAAACGTAGTTACGTAACAAATGTTAGCATAAGAACACATAAGaaaatacgcatgcgcatacattatatatatatatattctgacGCTTTTGTAAGAATTTCTTAGTGGACCAAAACTATTGACACTCCACTGGAAGAatgactaaataaatataatcttTAAACAATTACGTGCTTTCATATTGACTGCATTCTGTAGTGGGGACCCATGTAAAGTCAGTCTCACTCTCCACATCCGATATGCCTAGCCATAGCTTTCCACCCACAGGAATGTTAGCGTAAAGAAAGTCATTTTCTTCTTGGTTCCTGACCACCACCAAGTCTGCACCTAGGGCCAAACAGTTTGACCTAGCCTCTGACCAAGACATATTTGATGTCTGAAATTGATAACAACTTTCTTGAAACGATAACCATCCAACTTGACaggaaaatactgtaataattaaatagttttagaaagaaaaaaagacgCATTATAAGgctttatattataatgtacttCAGTTCTGATACGTCCGTACGCCTACGtgacaaaaaacacaaatacaGTAGTTTATTTGATTTAGTGTACACCTGTATTTGATTGTATCCGGAGCTTTTTTCCTACGCCAGTGCATAGACAATTTCAGAGAGAAAGCTCATGGAATGTTTATCATAATTATAGCGCACGTCCAGAGTACCAAAAACTTGTGTGCTCAGCGTGCCAACGCAGAACTAGCTTGTACGTTCATTCACCGGATGAGTATATATTACAAATTGTTTCAGACGTTTTTACACTTTTGTACTATAATATACGTAAATTGAACTAGAATAAATACGGtcgtaataataaataaataacaggTCCAATAATAGTGTCTTCTACCTACCTGTAGCGATTGTGTATGTAAACAAGAACACTATGTGTGTAGATGTGGCCATGGTGATATCCAAAGTGTGACTACTTGTCCTCATGTACATTTCGGTATTAGGCGATAAGCACCACCACCAAAGCCTTATTGTCTTTTTCCTTCCTACTTAGATTGCAAAAAATGACATCAGCTTATTTGATACAGTAAATCTTTTATGTTTTCGTAGCATTATATTCCATGTTGTCGACATTTCTTGGAATTGTGCATCATGTTAAATGTTGGCCTAATAAAACCCCAATCAGGACAACTTTCATTATTAATGTGGAGTCCACGTCTATGTATACAATGTGATCTATCTCCATAATACAGTAAAGTTAGAATTACAATTTTAGAAAGAAACGACACATTCATTCACATTCTATTTACATTTACTATATTAGTatttttgacaaaatatatatatatttcactaAACACATATACTAGTAGGCCATGGTCTTCGGAAATTACTCCATTCGACTGTTTTGCGCAAAGTCGCCGCGCCTAGTACTATTAGTTTTAATTATCGcatatttacatattattagcATTATTGTGGCTACTGATTCAACCGTATACAGGTCTAGTATTCAAATGTTATTCAACAACATTATTATCTAATTcatttagtttaattaattagtttaactttcattgaaaaaaaaattatacgtTTTATATACTTGAAGTTGATTAATGGACCTAATTCGGTATATTATTGGTATGTTTCTGGTAATACAACTATTGCATTGTATGTACAATCAGTATACAATGCGAAAGAACTTTGAATGTGTACCCATGTATTTACTAAACTAATTTGTCAAAGGgaattataataatcataaattCAATATATAAAACGTGCTTTACGATCCCGTCGTACACATATCTAATtggttaatattgtttttagttaTTGTACACTAGCTTAATCTATTATAGTTATTATTGTAGCATTTTGCAATGCACCTCTAATCGTCGCTAAAGTGAAGACTTTCTCTACCAGGCGGTTATCACATAGACAGGAATGTAGCATTTTGCAATGCACCTCTAATCGTCGCTAAAGTGAAGACTTTCTCTACTACTCGGTTATCACATAGACAGGAATGTAGCATTTTGCAATGCACCTCTAGTCATCGCTAAAGTGAAGACTTTCTCTACTACGCGGTTATCACATAGACAGGAATGTTGTAGGTGTTTCATACAGCCCATTATCTTCCTTCACGTGCATAGAAACCGAAGACTTCTCTTCATTGCTACGGTTTCgtctaaaaaataaagaaaataaaaagataacTGCACAgtgttcaatttaaaaaatggattaTATTCAGTCTCTTTAATTCTGCCTTCTTTCTCAAATGTCGTGATAACTTCTAATTGTTCAAATTGGAGGTCTATAATATTAGTACAGTTTCCATATTGATGATAACAGTTAAATCAAATGTTAAGGTTTAGCGTATACTACGCGGACGGTCCCTGGTAATATTAGGTAGAAGTGCTACTAGCTATGTAGTATTTAACTACGCGTACGGTCCCTGGTAATATTAGGTAGAAGTGCTACTAGCTATGtagtatttaaagatgtattgtccccctgaaaaataattttttggttgaatataccattttaatgtcacataatagttaatcACTTCGaccaaaatgtatttacctgaaaaaaaatgtaatttaaagcaaaaaattgtcaaattggctgccagccaatggatttttggttgaattaaccatttattatgttattttataagtgaaaacatcattttttttttctatggaagtgattaactcgattaaaactacaaaatatctatttaaagtctgatttaattaatcttcaattttcatgtttttggaggacaatacatctttaactttaTAAGAATTGAATATTTACCTTGCAAGTTTGATGATTATACCTATCAGGATTAGAACTGTAATTACTAGGCATACCACAAACACTGTCAAGTGAACTTGGCCATTTGAATCTTCAATAGTTACTTAAAGAAATTAGGATAAATCaatgaataaaaacattttcacaACATTTATTTTGGTACTTTTTCAGTAAATCTACAGTTTAAAATGAGTTTCCtctaattgaaaataatactattttgagaaaaaaaaaaattcaaaattgtaACTCTCCGTATGATGAATTGCACGTTTAATCAAGAATTTAGTTTTctaaaattaagtattgttttccTGACGTgtcaaatgaaaagaaaaaactcCCATTGACCACCTACAATTTTTACAGT contains:
- the LOC140050982 gene encoding CD209 antigen-like protein D: MSWSEARSNCLALGADLVVVRNQEENDFLYANIPVGGKLWLGISDVENFGFGEPNNAGYDEDCVELGFKGSSKWNDISCNRSVAYVCEIIQQQDPYLTFY